In the Shewanella sp. OMA3-2 genome, one interval contains:
- the pssA gene encoding CDP-diacylglycerol--serine O-phosphatidyltransferase, with protein sequence MLDKLGGISLSADALNWLLTPKNFKQTLMTQIASAKTSIYIAALYLEDDEAGREVLQALLTAKANNPGLDVKVLVDYHRARRGLIGQKGDSGNYILYKKAVAAAQYPIDILGVPVKSREFMGVLHLKGFIIDDTVIYSGASINNIYMQHGDKYRFDRYHLIKSAELAQSMRAMIEEYIISDPAVTALTQPAETEVASDKNDIRNFKSRLSQAHYEYTSTRIGNRVTPLVGLGKKDNVLNQVIIDLVDSASKRLFICTPYFNPPAALSKVINKKLKEGVKVDIVVGDKTANDFYIPPEKDFSTIGALPYMYEQSLRKFAKRQQWAIESGLLSIHLWKHEHNSYHLKGISCDDKKHLITGSNLNPRAWALDLENGLLLHDESGSWKQQFIDEQSHILQYTERLFHYSQLDALRTYPQPVQKIMNRIRRLKADFLLKRIL encoded by the coding sequence TTGCTGGACAAGCTAGGTGGAATTTCATTATCGGCTGATGCGTTAAATTGGTTATTAACACCCAAAAATTTCAAACAAACGTTAATGACTCAAATCGCTTCAGCTAAAACATCAATTTATATTGCTGCTTTGTATCTTGAAGATGACGAGGCGGGTAGGGAAGTGTTACAGGCCTTATTAACCGCCAAAGCCAATAACCCTGGACTCGATGTCAAAGTACTAGTTGATTATCATCGGGCTAGAAGAGGACTCATTGGCCAAAAAGGGGATAGCGGTAACTATATCTTATATAAAAAAGCCGTCGCTGCAGCACAATACCCAATTGATATTTTAGGGGTTCCGGTAAAGTCCCGTGAATTTATGGGGGTGTTGCACCTAAAAGGTTTTATTATTGATGACACTGTTATTTACAGTGGCGCAAGTATCAATAATATTTACATGCAGCATGGCGATAAATATCGTTTTGATAGATATCACCTGATTAAAAGTGCTGAACTTGCGCAAAGCATGCGCGCCATGATCGAAGAATACATTATTAGTGATCCAGCGGTAACAGCATTAACACAGCCAGCAGAAACCGAAGTTGCTAGTGACAAGAATGACATTCGCAATTTTAAAAGCCGTCTATCGCAAGCTCACTACGAATATACATCTACTCGTATAGGCAATAGAGTTACACCACTTGTAGGGCTTGGGAAAAAGGATAATGTTTTAAATCAAGTGATTATTGATTTGGTTGACAGTGCATCAAAACGCCTTTTCATTTGCACACCTTATTTTAACCCCCCCGCTGCGTTATCTAAAGTGATAAACAAAAAGCTTAAAGAGGGCGTTAAAGTGGATATTGTTGTTGGTGATAAAACCGCTAATGATTTTTATATTCCACCAGAAAAAGACTTCTCAACCATTGGCGCCTTACCTTATATGTATGAACAGTCATTACGTAAGTTTGCCAAACGCCAACAGTGGGCCATTGAGTCAGGGCTACTGAGTATCCACTTGTGGAAGCATGAACATAACTCATATCATTTAAAAGGTATTAGTTGTGATGATAAAAAACATTTGATAACCGGTTCTAATCTCAATCCAAGAGCATGGGCGTTGGATCTTGAGAATGGCCTATTACTACATGATGAATCCGGCAGCTGGAAACAACAATTTATAGATGAGCAAAGTCATATTCTACAATATACGGAACGCTTATTTCACTACAGTCAATTAGATGCATTACGCACTTATCCGCAGCCGGTTCAAAAAATAATGAATCGAATACGGCGACTAAAAGCAGACTTTTTGTTGAAACGTATTTTATAA
- a CDS encoding RecQ family ATP-dependent DNA helicase, whose amino-acid sequence MTDPHSEPYLYHQLKQQFGFDTFRDGQLEAIQQVIQGQSTLAIFPTGSGKSLCYQLSAINLPHLTLVISPLLALIQDQLIFLKSKGINAASIDSSLNQQDIQSVMHSVKQGECKILMVSVERFKNERFRQFLAQVTISQLVVDEAHCISEWGHNFRPDYLKIPQICQTFSIPQVLLLTATATKKVKLDMCDRFRIEAQHVIQTGFYRHNLNLQVVPVAKTVKDRQLTSQIQALSGSGIVYVTLQQTAEQVANTLVSNGINARAYHAGMDTQTRQSIQQQFMGNQIQVIVATIAFGMGIDKSDIRFVIHYDLPKSIENYSQEIGRAGRDGQASTCITLANLDGLNTIENFVYADTPDLQDIEKLLTIIKTETDDTGKWEMQELALSKACNIKTLLLKTLLVQLELQGIIQPTFAYFADFKYQLLIDKQALLARFDPSRAAFIQKILDHTQFKKIWGQLDFDTLYQATNEPRTRVVAALEYLAEQELIILETKKMTQVFYVNMTAIVAHSIAPQMHSYFKDKETKEILRIAQLVRFFELGKCLSRNLACYFDDMNAPIECHHCSVCDGRVAKLPVTLTSQKIEQHQLAQFITELKQQVKIKNITITHSTLIKFLAGMSVPILARLKVKNLAGYGALSEWRYQDIVNVVNTLEDK is encoded by the coding sequence ATGACCGACCCTCATAGTGAACCATATTTGTATCATCAATTAAAACAACAATTCGGTTTTGATACTTTTAGAGATGGTCAGTTAGAGGCTATACAGCAGGTTATACAAGGGCAGTCTACGTTAGCGATATTTCCAACCGGATCGGGTAAGTCGCTTTGTTATCAACTCAGTGCAATTAATCTACCTCATCTTACTTTAGTTATCTCCCCTCTACTTGCGCTAATACAAGACCAATTAATTTTTCTAAAATCAAAAGGCATTAATGCAGCAAGTATTGATTCAAGCCTTAATCAACAAGATATTCAATCTGTCATGCACTCGGTAAAGCAGGGTGAATGTAAAATTCTAATGGTGTCGGTTGAACGGTTTAAAAATGAAAGATTCAGGCAGTTCCTTGCACAAGTAACTATTTCTCAACTTGTGGTAGATGAAGCCCATTGTATTTCAGAATGGGGTCACAATTTCAGACCTGACTATCTTAAAATACCGCAAATATGCCAAACGTTTTCTATTCCACAAGTATTGTTGTTAACCGCGACAGCAACTAAGAAAGTTAAACTGGACATGTGTGACCGCTTTCGTATTGAGGCCCAGCATGTCATTCAAACTGGATTTTATCGCCATAACCTTAATTTACAGGTTGTTCCCGTTGCTAAGACGGTTAAAGATCGACAATTAACCTCTCAAATACAAGCCTTATCAGGCAGTGGTATTGTATACGTGACATTGCAACAAACCGCGGAGCAAGTGGCGAATACGCTAGTCAGTAATGGTATCAATGCGCGGGCCTATCATGCAGGTATGGATACACAGACTAGGCAGTCAATCCAACAACAGTTTATGGGCAACCAAATTCAAGTTATTGTTGCCACTATTGCATTTGGTATGGGCATAGATAAATCTGATATCCGTTTTGTTATTCACTATGATTTACCCAAATCAATCGAAAACTATAGTCAAGAAATAGGCCGTGCGGGTCGAGATGGGCAAGCATCGACCTGTATCACGTTAGCCAATTTAGATGGTTTAAATACCATTGAAAATTTTGTTTATGCTGATACGCCAGATTTGCAAGATATTGAAAAACTACTCACTATTATCAAAACAGAAACCGATGACACGGGTAAATGGGAGATGCAAGAGCTGGCATTATCCAAGGCTTGTAATATTAAAACACTCCTTTTAAAAACGCTATTGGTTCAACTTGAGCTGCAAGGCATTATCCAACCTACATTTGCTTATTTTGCAGATTTTAAATACCAACTTTTAATTGACAAACAGGCTTTACTCGCTCGTTTTGACCCATCAAGAGCCGCTTTTATACAAAAGATACTTGACCATACGCAGTTCAAAAAAATCTGGGGACAACTTGATTTTGATACATTATATCAAGCCACAAATGAGCCCAGAACAAGAGTTGTTGCCGCGCTTGAGTACTTAGCCGAACAAGAATTAATTATTTTAGAAACAAAGAAAATGACACAGGTCTTTTATGTTAATATGACAGCTATTGTCGCGCATTCTATTGCTCCACAAATGCATTCATATTTTAAAGATAAAGAGACTAAAGAAATATTGCGTATTGCCCAGTTAGTCCGTTTCTTTGAGTTAGGTAAGTGTTTGTCACGAAACTTAGCCTGCTACTTTGATGATATGAACGCGCCAATTGAATGCCATCATTGCAGTGTGTGTGATGGTAGAGTGGCAAAGTTACCCGTCACACTAACAAGTCAAAAGATTGAACAACACCAACTTGCTCAATTTATAACAGAATTAAAACAGCAAGTTAAAATTAAAAATATTACTATCACTCATTCTACGTTAATTAAGTTTCTTGCGGGTATGAGTGTGCCAATTCTGGCCAGATTAAAAGTAAAAAATCTTGCTGGCTATGGTGCATTAAGTGAATGGCGCTATCAAGATATCGTAAATGTTGTAAACACTTTGGAGGATAAATGA
- the eco gene encoding serine protease inhibitor ecotin, translated as MNHVSRLSVALLSVGLSISANAMATSPVAQQQLNTLPVKTDVFNASDYVSSDQIKMFPMPDENMKQHIITLPSLSNEDEYMLEIQIGQNKLVDCNRHKLMGEIVQKTVEGWGYEYFQVDKIMTGPSTMMMCTEPKTTQFVMLGESIKENYDSRLPKIYYLPHDTQLRYRVWRAETPFNFSGQ; from the coding sequence ATGAATCATGTATCACGCTTATCGGTTGCACTTTTGTCTGTTGGTCTATCCATTTCAGCTAATGCGATGGCGACAAGTCCCGTTGCGCAACAACAGCTCAATACCCTACCAGTAAAAACTGATGTGTTTAATGCAAGTGATTATGTATCTTCAGATCAAATTAAGATGTTTCCTATGCCTGATGAAAATATGAAACAGCATATTATAACGCTGCCGTCGCTATCAAATGAAGATGAGTATATGCTCGAGATCCAGATTGGCCAGAATAAATTAGTCGATTGTAATCGACATAAACTCATGGGTGAGATTGTGCAAAAAACGGTGGAAGGCTGGGGGTACGAGTATTTTCAAGTAGATAAAATAATGACTGGGCCAAGCACTATGATGATGTGTACTGAACCTAAAACGACTCAGTTTGTTATGTTAGGGGAAAGTATAAAAGAAAATTATGATAGCCGTTTACCAAAAATATATTATTTACCACACGATACACAGTTGAGATACCGTGTTTGGCGCGCAGAAACCCCTTTTAACTTTAGTGGTCAATAA
- a CDS encoding GGDEF domain-containing protein produces MIQHNQNIEQTADILRLAVPKMTALNIPVTPENYAIWYEYFAESNLNLKRAIDGLIANKVVFTPSVTSGLYNRFIEERSPEIIENVQIETHILIKSLFNKIDHMTEGTTSFGENLTQFGDQLQQNPSPEMLTDLVLNIAAEVEQVVADNNRMKSDLVTLAEELLNLKGEMDNLSKVAMTDELTSLNNRRAYEAFALEQLASFQETQTGCCLLLIDIDNFKVFNDTYGHLIGDKVLAYVALALKNAVKGDDFVARYGGEEFIIMLPDTKISDAVIVAEKLRARISAKQLTIGKETKQNLGHVTVSIGISTFKTGDDVETLLARADRQLDLAKSDGKNCVKYYIQD; encoded by the coding sequence ATGATACAGCATAACCAAAATATAGAGCAAACCGCAGATATTCTTAGACTTGCCGTACCTAAAATGACAGCGCTTAATATTCCAGTGACGCCTGAAAACTATGCAATTTGGTATGAATACTTTGCCGAATCGAACCTTAATTTAAAAAGAGCCATCGATGGTTTAATTGCAAACAAAGTCGTTTTCACCCCCAGTGTTACTTCTGGCCTTTATAATCGTTTCATTGAAGAGCGCAGTCCTGAAATTATTGAAAATGTGCAGATTGAAACCCATATACTAATCAAAAGTTTATTTAATAAAATTGATCATATGACCGAAGGCACCACCTCATTTGGTGAGAATTTAACTCAGTTTGGTGATCAGTTGCAACAAAACCCTTCGCCAGAAATGTTGACCGATTTAGTGCTCAATATTGCCGCAGAAGTAGAGCAGGTTGTCGCTGATAATAATAGAATGAAGTCAGATCTTGTCACTCTAGCTGAGGAACTGCTTAACTTAAAAGGTGAAATGGATAATTTAAGTAAAGTGGCTATGACAGATGAATTAACCTCATTAAATAATCGTCGCGCGTATGAAGCTTTTGCATTAGAACAACTAGCCTCTTTTCAAGAAACGCAAACAGGCTGCTGTTTATTATTGATCGATATCGATAACTTTAAAGTCTTCAATGATACTTATGGTCATCTTATCGGTGATAAAGTATTGGCTTATGTCGCCTTAGCCTTGAAAAATGCCGTTAAAGGTGATGATTTTGTTGCTCGTTATGGTGGTGAAGAATTTATTATTATGTTGCCCGACACCAAAATAAGTGATGCTGTCATAGTGGCAGAAAAATTAAGAGCGCGAATATCAGCTAAGCAGTTAACGATTGGTAAAGAAACTAAGCAAAATCTAGGTCATGTGACAGTATCTATAGGTATTTCGACCTTTAAAACGGGAGATGATGTTGAAACATTACTTGCACGGGCCGATAGACAACTTGACCTCGCAAAATCGGATGGTAAAAACTGCGTCAAATATTATATACAAGATTGA
- a CDS encoding GGDEF domain-containing protein: MSITFVMAIFAIISNNLTLSLTLLFSSGVYASAYYLVIWKKHVKLSSYIIIYSLYLLMFYLVYSGGVALTGPLWIFIVPSVSLYIHGLRLGLINIFIFVVISFLIMFWPQSFDSNAVYPIEFKLRLLYSFLTITFLSALYEFSRNELYNNALELNAKLHHLAHFDELTDLHNRRNAQEVLKQHIKNADDSSPFSVLLCDIDYFKLVNDKYGHNVGDKVLVEIAAVFNSNLRDLDYVARWGGEEFLFILDNTNKITAFDVAERIRCAVAQHLFSLEEEDIRITISIGIEEYHSQLTLDQLINHADRYLYEAKKLGRNRSIPVPLN, encoded by the coding sequence ATGTCAATTACTTTTGTCATGGCGATTTTTGCCATCATTAGTAATAACTTAACACTGTCTTTAACCTTACTGTTTTCTAGTGGCGTTTACGCTTCTGCTTATTATCTGGTTATTTGGAAAAAGCATGTTAAGTTAAGTTCATACATTATTATTTATTCCCTTTACTTATTGATGTTTTATTTAGTTTACTCTGGTGGTGTTGCTTTAACAGGGCCATTGTGGATTTTTATTGTTCCTTCTGTGTCTCTGTATATCCATGGTCTCAGGCTTGGCTTAATTAACATTTTCATTTTTGTGGTGATAAGCTTTCTCATCATGTTTTGGCCACAAAGTTTTGACTCCAACGCTGTTTATCCCATTGAGTTTAAACTGAGATTATTGTATTCATTTCTAACAATTACTTTTTTATCAGCCTTATATGAGTTTTCTAGAAATGAATTGTATAACAATGCATTAGAGCTTAACGCTAAATTACATCACCTTGCCCATTTCGATGAACTGACAGATTTACATAATCGCAGAAATGCTCAAGAGGTACTAAAACAACACATAAAAAATGCGGACGATTCGTCGCCTTTTTCGGTATTATTATGCGATATTGACTACTTTAAGCTGGTCAATGATAAATATGGTCACAATGTGGGGGATAAGGTATTAGTTGAAATCGCAGCGGTCTTTAATAGTAACCTAAGAGATTTGGATTATGTCGCACGTTGGGGAGGAGAGGAGTTTTTATTTATATTAGATAATACGAATAAAATAACAGCTTTTGATGTTGCGGAAAGAATTCGATGTGCCGTAGCGCAACATCTTTTTAGTCTAGAGGAAGAAGACATTCGCATAACAATAAGTATTGGAATAGAAGAATACCATTCTCAACTCACTTTAGATCAGTTAATTAATCACGCTGACAGATATCTTTATGAGGCTAAAAAGTTAGGCCGTAACCGCTCTATTCCTGTCCCCCTAAATTAA
- a CDS encoding glutathione S-transferase produces the protein MSLPVLYSLRNCPYAIRARLAIYASGQKVYLRDLVLSNKPAEMLAVSPKGTVPVLVTLDNAVIDESVSIMQWAFSQTDPGDYRHNSAPNALAEMLFLIERYDNEFKGYLEKYRCAKRYHETSLINDRQKCEPYLAELEMRLSQHQYLMSDKPSLADLALMPFVRQFARVERQWYLQSPYPKLRQWLNCYLQSKMFSKVMSQHSMWLDLKEDVVFGRSV, from the coding sequence ATGTCATTACCTGTTCTTTATTCTTTAAGAAATTGTCCTTACGCCATTCGGGCTAGATTAGCGATTTATGCCTCTGGTCAGAAGGTGTATTTACGCGATTTAGTATTGAGTAACAAACCCGCGGAAATGCTTGCTGTATCGCCTAAAGGGACAGTTCCTGTGTTAGTCACACTTGATAATGCGGTGATTGATGAAAGCGTATCGATTATGCAGTGGGCATTCTCACAAACCGACCCTGGTGACTATCGCCATAACTCAGCACCCAATGCCTTAGCTGAAATGTTATTTCTGATTGAAAGGTATGATAATGAATTTAAGGGATATTTAGAGAAATACCGCTGTGCTAAACGTTACCATGAGACTTCACTTATTAATGACAGGCAAAAGTGCGAACCTTATCTAGCAGAACTTGAAATGCGACTCAGTCAGCATCAATATTTAATGTCAGATAAACCCAGCCTGGCAGATTTAGCGTTAATGCCGTTTGTACGTCAGTTTGCTAGGGTAGAGCGGCAATGGTACTTGCAATCTCCATATCCCAAGTTGCGGCAGTGGCTTAATTGTTATTTACAAAGCAAAATGTTTAGCAAGGTAATGAGCCAACATTCAATGTGGTTAGACTTAAAAGAAGATGTTGTTTTTGGCCGCAGCGTTTAG
- a CDS encoding LysM peptidoglycan-binding domain-containing protein: MRASIFVITAGLTLLSGCQTVTVKDVETEKITRHANKTTLTKVPKSLARRQYQDSGDVWERIRFSMDIPIPDEQLVNQYRQWYINNPQHLERISQRAKPFLYLIVEEFNDRDLPIELALLPMVESSFNPFAYSSADASGLWQFTSPMASHFGLEMNWWYDGRRDVPAATTAALDMLEYLYRKTDNWLYALAAYNAGEGRLREAIRYNEARGLSTDFWSLPLPKETRQYVPQLLAIADVIKHSKRYGINLESIPNKPLVEVINIGSQIDIAVAADLANIPITRLQELNPGFNRWATSPDGPHQLIVPINKVKQFKKALEDTDISERVKWFKYQIKPGDNISSIAKRHQTSVSKIQQMNDISGDKITAGKILYMPHTASQVILDVELAAAKSAQALSQKPTVTNTVRLPVTMPTDKPAVNTNHTVQYGDTLWSIARVYKVSVEQITRWNNMTDKDRLSVGKTLTFYHQPYSKQQTQ; encoded by the coding sequence TTGAGAGCATCAATTTTTGTTATTACTGCAGGTCTTACCCTGTTAAGTGGTTGCCAAACCGTTACGGTTAAAGATGTCGAAACAGAAAAAATCACTCGCCATGCTAATAAAACCACATTAACAAAGGTGCCCAAGTCTTTAGCCCGTCGCCAATATCAAGACAGTGGTGATGTGTGGGAGCGTATCCGTTTTTCAATGGATATACCTATTCCAGACGAACAGTTAGTTAATCAATATCGACAATGGTATATCAACAACCCACAGCATCTTGAACGTATTTCACAACGCGCTAAACCATTTTTATATTTAATTGTTGAAGAGTTTAATGATAGAGACTTACCCATTGAGCTAGCGTTATTACCTATGGTAGAAAGCTCTTTCAATCCCTTTGCTTATTCCAGTGCTGATGCATCAGGCTTGTGGCAGTTTACTTCTCCCATGGCCAGCCATTTTGGCTTAGAAATGAATTGGTGGTATGACGGCAGAAGAGATGTGCCCGCAGCGACAACGGCAGCATTAGATATGTTGGAATACTTGTATAGAAAAACGGATAACTGGTTATATGCATTAGCCGCATACAATGCCGGTGAAGGGCGGTTGCGTGAGGCAATTAGATACAATGAAGCCAGAGGCTTAAGCACTGACTTTTGGTCGTTACCTTTACCTAAAGAAACTCGTCAATATGTGCCGCAATTACTGGCTATAGCTGATGTTATAAAACATTCCAAACGCTATGGCATCAATCTTGAGTCAATTCCTAACAAACCGTTAGTTGAAGTTATTAATATTGGAAGTCAAATTGATATCGCTGTTGCAGCCGATCTGGCTAATATTCCAATTACCCGATTACAAGAGTTAAACCCTGGGTTTAATCGCTGGGCAACCTCACCTGATGGGCCACATCAACTGATTGTGCCAATAAATAAAGTAAAGCAATTTAAAAAAGCACTTGAAGACACCGACATCAGCGAAAGAGTTAAATGGTTTAAGTATCAAATAAAACCAGGTGACAATATCAGTTCTATTGCTAAACGTCATCAAACCAGTGTGTCTAAAATTCAACAAATGAATGACATCAGTGGTGATAAAATTACGGCGGGTAAAATACTTTATATGCCACATACAGCATCACAAGTGATATTAGATGTTGAGTTGGCGGCTGCTAAGTCAGCTCAAGCATTATCGCAAAAACCAACAGTGACGAACACGGTAAGATTGCCAGTCACCATGCCGACAGATAAACCAGCGGTTAACACTAATCATACAGTGCAGTACGGCGACACACTTTGGAGTATCGCTAGGGTGTATAAAGTAAGCGTCGAGCAAATCACTCGCTGGAATAATATGACCGATAAAGACAGATTAAGTGTTGGTAAAACGCTGACGTTCTACCATCAGCCATATAGCAAACAACAAACCCAGTAA
- a CDS encoding SirB2 family protein, translating into MYMIVKHTHLTIIALTFILFLISFVLTMRGSDKVNNKLLKVGPHVLYTLFICSFIYLVVVNPLSLYPFVNGWASSKLAGFVFYVLSITLALKWAKSTLWRIAGLVSAIFWLLMTARLGFADHLKTKGVVDNTSGYLDLSQSMLAAIA; encoded by the coding sequence ATGTACATGATAGTTAAACACACTCATCTGACAATAATTGCTTTGACGTTTATATTGTTTCTCATCAGTTTTGTGTTAACCATGAGAGGTTCTGACAAGGTCAACAATAAGTTACTAAAAGTGGGCCCACATGTCTTATACACACTGTTTATCTGTAGCTTTATCTATCTTGTTGTGGTTAACCCACTGAGCTTATACCCATTCGTAAACGGCTGGGCATCATCTAAACTTGCAGGCTTTGTATTTTATGTATTGTCTATTACGCTTGCTCTTAAGTGGGCAAAATCAACCTTATGGCGTATAGCGGGTTTAGTGAGTGCGATATTTTGGTTGCTGATGACTGCTCGATTAGGTTTTGCAGATCATCTTAAGACTAAAGGTGTTGTTGACAATACCAGTGGTTATTTGGATTTAAGTCAGTCGATGCTTGCTGCAATCGCTTAG